The DNA segment CATCAATGTATTTGGTATTAGGCCACAACCTGGTGATAATCCCCTGCCAGCTCTCTTTCTTGCACTCGGCCTCGATGAAGTCGGCGAGAGCGGGGTCGGGTCGGTTGATCCGCATCACGGCCTCCCTGACCGATTGATCAGTGATGATGGAGTTGAGGGTTCCAGCTCTAATGTCGTGACAAAGAAGGGTCCAGTGCTTCTCCAAGAACCGGATAGCCCGGATGAAACCGGAGGCGAAAACGGCCCCGACTCGGAGCACTTGGTTGTTCTGACAAAGCCCACAAAGCATCTGAGAATACATGCTTTGGTAGGAATCAGGGCAAAGAATGGCCTCATTGGGGCTAGTGTAGTTAGTGTAAGGATCGTAAGGCCTGTCCTTGAAATGGGAGCTTTTGTAATAGCTGGTTAAGACAGGGCGAGCTGGTAGCCCACCTGGTGTCTTGGTCTCACATTTTATGAACAAGAAATACATCCCTTTTCCCGTATGTAAACCAGGCACAAATTGGCTCATCACAGGCATTAAAAGACTGTAAAGCAACGATCTTCTCCCCATCTCCTCTTCAATGGTAGGCATCACTTTTCTTTCCCCACCCGACGTACCCGAACTgcacattaatatatatatataacaaaaagaAACACAATTAACGTACCCTTTAATTAATTTCTTCGTCTCatcaaatccaaaacaaatGAAGTACTCGATCGTTGGAAACTCACCTTGTCAAGAATTCAGAGATGGGTTGGGAACAGATAATGGGAGAGGTGTCCCCATTGGCTATGCGGTTGATATCAGGCAAAATGTCTTCGTAAGTGATGAGAGGCATTATTTTCTTGAAAGTTTCCCTGTCGATCCGACCATTGAGGAGGCCATGCCTTTTCACGTACTCTACATGGCCATTCCTCGACAGGATTTCGGCAAGAACTTTGCTTTGAATCTCGTCCGCATTCTTGGTGACTTCCTCGATGAACTCTAGCTTTTTCTTGTTGGTTTCAGCCACACTATGTTCAGTGTGGTTCTCCAATTCCAATCGTGCCTCGGGCATGGTTTGGTTTTCACCACAGAGCTTGTTGTTGTGTATAATAGAGAGAGCTTGAGAGGCTGAGCAGTAGAGGTGGTGGGAGGTGTGAGGGCTTATATAGAAGTGTGGGAAGGAGTGTGGTGAGTCACCATTGTCTGTTTAAACCGAGTAATGGGATAGAGACAAtactttttatttgttttgattttggtCGTCTCCCTCCGATTTTGAtcttttatatatacatatatatatatatatatatatatatatatatatatatatatataattttgctatcctgcccactcaTCGTGCCCACTTAATGTGCtcaccatgaggtggcactcaactattggatgtgatgaattgtgcgtccaatagttgagtgtcacctcatggtggacacattaggtgggcacggtgggtgggcaggatagcaaaactctatatatatatatatatatatatatatatatatatatatagttttgatactACACAGCGCAGTATGTCGGATTTTCGTGAGCGatcattaaaatctattgtaAAAAAAATCACTAAAACACAATAGTGAATTTTAATGTTTGCTCATGAAAATTCTGCAAATTAGAATATGTGATCTTAACCTTCTTTTTGACTTGACGCAGAAATATAACAAATTTAATAGTGATGTACGCTGAATATAATGTCAAGTAAAAATACgctaattaaatattataaaaaattataagacTAATGCTTaaatttgataacataaaaaacaacaaaatcacgaAATAAAAAATAGCAtgatattattttcaaaaattttaaattaaattaatatatatatatacacacgttTTGAGTACTTTGGTGAACTTTATTTTTGGTCTTTATACAACTAATTAAAAGTGGTGTTGTAAGTTTTTAATATTAGGAATGGCTTTAATGTGAGTGAATATGGATGGGACTTGTTGCATTTGTTTTCTTCATTCATTGGACATTCAACTTTCATGCTTCACATTATTTGTCTGTCCAAATTCGAGCCTTGTACGAAGTACGTTTTGTTTGTTATtagcatttatttattttttttcaaccgAGTGGTAAAGGTTGAAAGTTTTGAATAAATTAGAGAGATACTACATATGGATATATATGTCCATTGTTCTACAAGAGATGAGTTCCCTTTGGGCGGTGAAGGTAAAAAAATCTCAAGAAATTAGAGATGTTGTGCATGAACCTCACAAGAATTACAAATACAAATACAATTGCACCACCAAATTCGTCACCAGTCTAGTGAAGTGGCATAAACCTTACTTCTTTTAAGGAAAGACGTGAGGATTCCAACTTACGTAAAAGAAAAAAATCCTCAACCCCCAACCCCATCCAAATGTTgtgacaaaaaataaaaacgaAATACAAATAATTTCTctgtattttataaatatattttagatcGGACAAAGAATTTTAGTGGGGTCAACAACATGAAAGCTTTGGTTATTTGTATGTCACGTACAGTTTAAATAAGTGATAGTAGGGGTTATATATGTGGGGCATCGACCAAAGGTAGCATCACTAAATCAAACGTGGATATGTGGTCAATGGGAATGTGAGGGTAGTGAATGAGGCCGGAGATAAATATATAGGACcatattctaaaaatatttattaagaaAGATTTTtcattcattattattattagtttttatttttttttaaaacgaaaGTAGACGCGAGAATGAAGGAgtgatatttattcatttatgGTTTTTGGCTTCTCTAAACACACTTTTGACAAATAAGATCTCACAAAACACAATTAGTTTTGataaaaagtattatttatataaaCTTTATGAATCCTAAAATTATGGAGAGAAGATAGCAATAATTTAAATCCAAGTAATTTGAAAAGACAACATGGTTTTTGTACTCAAACAATAGGTTGCAAACCCACTGAATTGGGTGTGTTGTGGGCTATGTTTATAGCCTTTCTAAAACCTTTTTCCGTATATTTATGTTTTCGAAGCGATCTAAATGCATGTGATATAATAATATTCATATACTGGGGGAGCACAAGGATCATCTTATTATGGCCTTTTAGGGTCATTGGATCCAATGTTGGTGCAAATGTAATGGCCATTATTATGATGGGATTGGAACGTGGCATCCGTATAATTTTTCCCCTGGCTTGTTCGGCTAGAATTAAACTCATTTCAATTATGATAATCCAATCAAAGGGTATTACATGAGCTGATTTTATGTTATATCGGGAGAAACATTTCTGCTAAAGAAAATTGAAGATTTTTCTCCAAATATAGCATAGAAAAACCTCATATATAACATGAGAGTTGAGTAGTATCTTTTCGGCCATTATTGATCAACTCATTTTTCTTGGAACTTCCTATGAGTCTTAGCCATATATCTATGGGGAAGGAAATTGCAGCAGCATCCGCTTTTTGAAACGTTGTGTTCAAGATCTTCtagtaaatttttttatcaagtGATATTGACTCTCTCATGTAATATTTTGTTTGTAAAAaagttgtattttttttaaaaatgtattgGATTTAGATTTTAGACTATATCATtgatcatgatatttttaaaagttggtATTGCGTTGGCATTATTAATACTCTACCTAATATATGTTCCCTCTCTCCCTCTTAATTTGGTTTGGGATAAAAAAAAAGGTGTCATGTCCATAAGTACACTTCAATCAAAAGTTATTAGCTTTGCATTATTTGGGATCTTTTCAAATTCCCTCTTTTTGTAGTAAAGTTAAAAGGTGAAGAACAAAGCATGCAAGATATTTCATTTCAAGGAGAAAGGGAAGAAAATGAAAGGATAGCTTGCATTAGTGGATCAAAAAATTTGTGGAAGGGAGGACATGTCTACTCGTTTCCTCAATTATTTGTTTTTTGGTTTAACTGGGAAACTCTCTCAATTTTCAAATGAATTGATGTGATCTTCGATGCATTTTTATAAAATACttctattttaatatatttactatattataatgtatatataaatataaaccaCTTAATTAAAAACAACTATATTTGGTCATGTTAATGGATATATGTCTAAATTTATCATTTACTATTCTGTCAAGATATTTAATAATCAAGGTAAAAAAAAAGCAAATCGATAACTCCAAAACTTTCCACGTTTTCTTTCGGATCTTCACATTATCTCATTATCCTAACCACTATCACATCATCCTAATATTGAAACAAAATTTATagttaaattcaaatttatgaaaatagcttttaatttcaaataatatattttatgcaCTTGCACTAATACAAGTTATGTGTGCATTTCATCAATTCATCCCACACAATAATTATCCAGTTGAGCTTGAGTACGAAAGTAGGCTGCCTTTAATTTATAGAGGTATTATTTGCTATACCTTTTTTGTCTGGTTATTTGAAGCTTCATAGGCTAAAATTATAAGTTATTTAATACACTCTATAAGCTTAAGTTACagaaaattttgtttatttggta comes from the Henckelia pumila isolate YLH828 chromosome 1, ASM3356847v2, whole genome shotgun sequence genome and includes:
- the LOC140883307 gene encoding indole-3-acetic acid-amido synthetase GH3.6-like; amino-acid sequence: MPEARLELENHTEHSVAETNKKKLEFIEEVTKNADEIQSKVLAEILSRNGHVEYVKRHGLLNGRIDRETFKKIMPLITYEDILPDINRIANGDTSPIICSQPISEFLTSSGTSGGERKVMPTIEEEMGRRSLLYSLLMPVMSQFVPGLHTGKGMYFLFIKCETKTPGGLPARPVLTSYYKSSHFKDRPYDPYTNYTSPNEAILCPDSYQSMYSQMLCGLCQNNQVLRVGAVFASGFIRAIRFLEKHWTLLCHDIRAGTLNSIITDQSVREAVMRINRPDPALADFIEAECKKESWQGIITRLWPNTKYIDVIVTGTMSQYIPTLEYYSNGLPLVCTMYASSECYFGLNLNPLCKPSDVAYTLIPSMAYFEFLPVQRSNNGAIPKSLDDQKEQQGLVDLVDVKIGHEYELVVTTYAGLYRYRVGDVLRVAGFKNNAPQFNFICRKNVVLSIDTDKTDEVELQNAVKNAVSHLTPFGACLTEYTSYADTTTIPGHYVLYWELSHNGSPQIPGSIFEDCCLTIEDSLDSVYRQNRVFEAIGPLEIKVVEVGTFDKLMDYAISLGASINQYKTPRCVKFAPIVELLNSRVVSTYFSPKCPKWTTPALKQWTDMN